A window from Besnoitia besnoiti strain Bb-Ger1 chromosome Unknown contig00218, whole genome shotgun sequence encodes these proteins:
- a CDS encoding uncharacterized protein (encoded by transcript BESB_042430) yields the protein MIAVHHHPPTGLLKTAKSVGFQYPTTLRLFHIGYVLGVIYGFLFSLILTARENYYSDASLISSIVLGVIISETGLFISFFWEYILRVGLLV from the coding sequence atgattgcagtacaccaccacccccccactggactgcttaagacagctaaaagtgttggatttcaatatcctactacattaagattattccacatcggttatgttctaggcgtaatatatggattcttgttctcactcatcttaacagcgagagaaaactactactcagatgctagtctaatcagtagcatcgtacttggagttatcatctctgagacaggattatttatcagctttttctgggagtatatactacgagttggactactggtttag